The region attctcatatatatatatatatatatatatatatatatatatatatatatatatatatatatatatatataatcacatgtgattgtatgtatttaatcacatatgcttAATGTGGAAAAAGAACAATTATTAAATTGAGAACGCGAAAACGAATCTTGTCAATATAAATCACATAGGATTGAATACATATaatacatgtgattaaatacatgagaaaatTTATTGAATTGAAAATGTGAAAACGAATTTGTTCCATATAAATCAAATGTGATTGGGTacatgtaatcatatgtgattacgtACACATAATAGGAGAGTTAGTGTAACTCGCCTCCTTGAACATGAAAACCAGCTAGCATAAGCAAGATGGATCGTTTCCTTTCCAAGAACCTACACAATAATTATAACATTATTTAGCTTGTGCTTTGTTGTACTACTCTTATAAAACTTATGtatatattttcttatttattcttTGATTGTAGTGCTCTTTTGGGATCTGTTTTCTTACCTTTCAACCCATTCTTAAATTTTGTTAAAATAATATTGGTAAAGTTCTCTCTTTTATCTTTTCAGAAATAAAAAGATCTCGTTCTAatgatttttggttgattttatattaaatcTACAAGTTAGTAACTTTAAGCTGTCACATTCTGGACCACTCAACACTACTGGAATCACCTGTACCAATCTACTAAGAATTACATCATACCCTTTATACGTGAAAAACTATACATCCATATCTAACTATAGGCTTTGGAATTTTGGCATGTGGAGTTCCGATGAatttgttatgattttttgaagacaaTGCATGAAATTTGTGACAACATGGACCAAACTGAGAAGATTGCCAATTTTACCCCTCAAGGATTTGGGATTTCGAAATCTTATTCAAAGTTTGAAGAAACTAGACACAATAATATTTCCTTAAAAATAAGTCTCATGATCTTTAGAGTTTCCTACTAACTTGAACaaattttagaagttggaggaCAGATTTGGGAAAATTTATCATAATATCTTTTAAATCacttttggtgttctattaagtacttaatggttaagccttaagtttatcacttttaacatGATTGTTGGTTACTCATTAGGATATTAAGATGTGAAATTCAGTTTAACCTAAGGACCTTAATGTTTGGCTTAATGAGGGTTCAAAGTTAaggattttcacataaaatgtaaCTTTTACACTTATTAGGTTCTTTCAGACAatatgacaaacactttgtatgcATGAAATCCTACAGTGATCATCAACTCTCTAATAGACTCCAATGTAGCCCTAGAGCTTACTATTTTCATTTATCATTGACACCAACAATTAGTATAAAGAAGAAACGATTCATGATTATTAATGGAACGATGTCAGATTTCACaatatcatgaatctgactcataATTCGATCAGATCCATTGTTTTCTTGATCAGAATACAAATCAAACTAGAATGTGCTAATGTGAaagagtaagagagagagagagagagagagagaaagagagtagtGATAGTACCTTCGAAAGATCAGATTGTTGAGTTTGAGCATTGAATTTATGGAACAACTATCGTGTATAGATGAAAGTTCATGGGAAGAAGAAAAGCACTAGGAGGCGGGGTCAATTTCGAAGGGGCATAACGGGAGGAGTAAGTGTTAGGCAGAGGGCAGGAACAAAGAAGGGTGTCACTAAGTTTGTGTGTGTTTTTTGAACTCATAGGCTAAAAAATGTTCTCACGGTAAAAATGTTCTCATtacataactctctctctctctctctctctctctctatatatatatatatatatatatatatatatatatatatatatatatatatatatataagatgacGACATAGTGCATAATAAAATCAATCTTAAATCTTCTTCATTATATTAAACATCCATGTTCTTTAAATCGGCAACACTCTTTTTAAACTTGAAGACATAATAACAAAAAGGAACCAACTTCAATAAGACGATAAGTATACAAAGTTGCTTCAAATCCAACTTCTTTGGGACTCTTGATCATACATAATTGCTCTAatttttgttggtgattttagtatcACTAAAATTTGTGTAATTGGAATTATTATGTGAGCTAAAGAGTTTATAATTTGTActgtatattatatattatatatattatatattttatattacaTATTCATAGTGTGTGGAGTGTAGACATATATAAGATTGAATTATAAGCCGGTACGGCAAAATGACGGGGGTCAAGGGGGTTGTGCCCCCTTGCAGGGTCCTAGGGGTAgccccctagcggggtccaaggagAAGCGCCCAAAAGGTCTTTGGAAATTTGAGTTTGGATCATAGTGAAAAATACAAATTCTAGTATATGATTATGGTAAAATTGGCAAATTTTGTCAGTTTTAGAAACCATCAATCATGCCATTAATTTTGAAATTACTTGACTAATTCGGAAGACGACAACCCTTATTGCAATCCTAATTGTCAAGTATAGATACAACTGTTCTATTTGATCTATGTGACACACTTTTCCCAGCTCTCTTTCTTCTCTGACGAACTCAAAATTCTTGTAATTTGGTTTGCATTTCTGTGCCTTGATTCGTAAGTGCCCATTTAGATTATCCTAAACTGGATTTCTTATAACCTGGACATAATGTATGAAATATCTGTTCGTAAAGTGAACCTACACGATCCATAGGGAAGCCAGATTTCCACCCTAAACCTTTCTATATACTAACAATTTCAACCAAATACACGACACACAGGTGTCGTACAAAACATCTTGCAAAATGCCATTATATAAATGTAACCAAATTTGTGAGTATGTTTTTTGATCGCTTGTTAGTTTTTCTTGATCAAACCATAAAGCATGCAtcttctcaaaacccaacaaagttTGGTATGTAAATCAAGTTCAATCAAAATACCTTTCATCTTTACTTGCCATGAAAAAACCTTGTATTTCTATGTAACAATAGAATGTCAAACGTCGTAGTTGCCACTTGCCATACTAGTGAAGAAACCTTAATTTGAGATTTCAATCAAATAAAGAAATCCATAGTAATGTTGTGATAACACTTGTTGAtaataactaatgatcaaataaCTATAAACACTTGTCAATTAACAAAGTATATCAATATTGATTAACTAGGTAAAGTGTAATGTCCCAAATAAACCAAATTCTTCTAAATAAAATCTCCAACCAAAGGATATCAttaatatataaagaataataataagtAAATCAATAAAGATTAGAGACAAATACAACGAGATTTACATGCAAAATCCAACCAAAGGCGCAGGAAACATCCAATAGATCCAATAGTGATGATAATGTTGGGGTTATTTGAGAGGCAAAACAAGAAAATACGAACTAGAGTTTTTATGTGTAAAAGCTCTCAGCTCTCTCTATTTTAAAACAACCAAATAAGGCGTTAAAACCCATCTCTGCCAATAATACCTCCAAGTTGTTTCGTCTTGGTCTCATAAGAATACCAGAATTTGACAAAACCACTTGGACCACCATTTCTGAGTTTAAGGTCAATTTTCAACAATACAGATTAAAGCAAAtttggtaatatcatataatataaaacatataacacaaagTATACCATATCATGGAGATGGAAGTAAATTGGCAATGTACTGGAGTATTTGGTACTACCGTTTTGTGTTTGGAGtagaataaaatatattttgtgGGTTATATAAAgatggaaaatataaaatttaatcatacatatttcttctaaaaaataataataatgaaataaaagaaaaataaaagaaaaagctGAAAGGCCTTTAGATTGTGTCAGAAGCAACGGCACGTTCTTTGGCCATATACTTATTTTCCCTTGCAACTGTTGCAACAAAGCCACCACCATTGAACTAGATTGAAATGATTTTTTATTCATGTTTTTTTAATGAGGATGggaaaattatttatatatttttataaaattgtgaGATCTATTTTCTAAATTTGTTCTATAATATTTTGGGTTGGTGTTAATTAAATTCAATGAACATCAAACACATTATaaattatttagttttttttttccctTCCATTTTGTTCAACTTAGTTCgattttttttcttgtttggTTGATAATGGGATGTAATAGACATCATTGATCATTCCCCTTCAAATACCATACTCCTACCATAAATAGCAAACATAGTGGCCTTATAACACAGACCACAAACACTCTCCATTCCATCATCACAATGGCTCCCTTCCTAACTTCCACTCTCTATTCCCTCTCCCTAACCCTAATTTTAGCTGCCTCAGCCACCGCTAACCTCCCTTTCTCCGACCACTTCGTAGAAACAAAACCATCAACAACCACCAGAAAAATGACACGCCTTCATTTCTACTTCCATGACATTGTGAGTGGCAAGAACCCAACTGCTATCAAAATAATCGGGCCAAAAAGTTTGTTTGGAACAACTGTAGTCATCGATGACCCTTTGACTATAGACACCAAGCCTGATTCGTTGGTGGTGGGAAGAGCTCAAGGACTCTATGCTATGGCTTCTCAACATGACTCGGGTTTACTCATGACTATTAATTTTGTTTTTACTTATGGAAAGTACAATGGAAGTGCGCTTAGTGTTATGGGTCGAAACCGTGTGTTTGATGTGGTGAGGGAAATGCCGGTTGTTGGAGGAAGTGGAGTCTTTAGATTTGCTCGTGGCTATGCACTTGCGAGCACTGTGAGGTATAATTTGAAAACTGGAAACGCCGTGGTCGAGTATAATGTCACTGTGATGCATGATTGAAAAAGTTAAACTCTTTTGTCCTTACATATTGTCTTAATAGAGGTTAAGTATGTGAGAATTGATAAATGAGGTCTAGGTTTCCAAACATGAATATCACATCCATATAACCATAACCACAACACTATGATTTGTGCCCTTCATGTTAGTTGTGGGTCTCATCTTGTATTGTGATATCTAAGTTAAAGTTCACCATTTGAtgcatttgtattttttttttgaaatatgtcGTTAATTCGTTGCTAATGCCAAAATTTCTAGTAGTATAATGTGGATTTTTTTTTTCTCGGTTTGCATGGGTTCAAACTACTCTTTCtataaacaaaagaaaaagaatGTGTATGACTTAAACCCTTGAAAAGCTAAGTAGCCTTGGTGCACAAGGCTCATGTTGGATCCAAATATTATAAATCTTTACAACAATCTTATTCCAAAGCTAAGACAAAAGAACAGATCTTGAAGTATTTTATTAGTCAAACAGATGATCATACATTTATGAAGCTCAGAAAAGAGGGCATCGTTGTTTTTATACACAAAAGtaagcaaacaaaaaaaaaagaaaccaaAGAACAATTCACCATGATTACAAACTACACACTAACTGTACCTCCCAAACTTCCAAGCTGAAATCGTAAACAACGGTTGATTATGCCAACAAATAACCAAAAACCCATTTTCATTTTTAATCTTATAACCATCATACCCATAATTCTGCAACAATCTTGTAGCCACCAACATCCCATTATAACTCAATGGAACACGTCCAAATCCCGCCAATTCAAACCTCGGAATCCATTTCTCAAGCTTCTCATGTCTCACCTTTCTTTCAAGCCCTTCGCAAGCTATAATGTTCTTGATTTCTTCCCCAAATAACATCTTTTCAACTTTTTGTCGATCGACTGATGTTCTTGGAACTGTAGATTCTAAGCAATCGAATAGAGCTGCATAAAAGATCAAAGCTTCAAGTGCTCGATCCATTAAAGTAAACCCGTTGTGGTTCGATTCTTGTTCAGTTACCACCATTAGTTTTGGTGAAAGATTCCAAAGGGCGTTCAAAAAGCTCATGATTTTCCCGGAATTTAGCATCAATGGTGATGAGGAAGTTGAATCGGGACTCGGGCTAAATGGGTTTACAATATCTTTTTTCAGAAAATCACCTAAAGTTTGTGAATTTATAAGAATTCGATTCGATGATGGGCTTTGAGTTCTTTTAATCGTTTCATCATCGAACGCTAATAGAGTATGAAGTTGAAGAACCGAACTGATTGCTAAAGCTTCACCGGATTTATAACGTAATTGTTCCATTTCAAGATTCTCCAATCGGGTTACGATTGGATTAAACTGAAACGGGATGTCTAATTTCTCAGCTTCTTCGTTTAATCGAAGAGCCATTTGTTCTAATACTTCTTTTTCTTGATGAATACCTGTGATTCTCAAATGTGGTGGACCTTCGGAACGTGTTCTTAACGCTTGAAGAAGATTAATCCATTGCGCAGGCTCTGAAGAACAAAGATCGATAATGTGAACCATCTTTTCGCCTTCCATGGCTTCAAGAATCGCCTGGTTAGTGATCAAATACGACAGTCTCAAAAACGGGCAGAGATCAAAAAACAATCTTTTTGTAAGAATCTCTTCGGAAATTGACGTGATTTTCGTGGAGTTTATAGCTTTGTATAAACCAGGCCACCCTTTGAGCATTCGATTAGC is a window of Lactuca sativa cultivar Salinas chromosome 1, Lsat_Salinas_v11, whole genome shotgun sequence DNA encoding:
- the LOC111921793 gene encoding scarecrow-like protein 3 yields the protein MSGMGQEDGSSSISSSPLHLFSLMSLSPGIGSPYPWLREMESEERGLYLIRLLVACANNVAAGSIENANIELEQINRLSSSDGDTMQRIAAYFTEALANRMLKGWPGLYKAINSTKITSISEEILTKRLFFDLCPFLRLSYLITNQAILEAMEGEKMVHIIDLCSSEPAQWINLLQALRTRSEGPPHLRITGIHQEKEVLEQMALRLNEEAEKLDIPFQFNPIVTRLENLEMEQLRYKSGEALAISSVLQLHTLLAFDDETIKRTQSPSSNRILINSQTLGDFLKKDIVNPFSPSPDSTSSSPLMLNSGKIMSFLNALWNLSPKLMVVTEQESNHNGFTLMDRALEALIFYAALFDCLESTVPRTSVDRQKVEKMLFGEEIKNIIACEGLERKVRHEKLEKWIPRFELAGFGRVPLSYNGMLVATRLLQNYGYDGYKIKNENGFLVICWHNQPLFTISAWKFGRYS
- the LOC111921794 gene encoding dirigent protein 22; this encodes MAPFLTSTLYSLSLTLILAASATANLPFSDHFVETKPSTTTRKMTRLHFYFHDIVSGKNPTAIKIIGPKSLFGTTVVIDDPLTIDTKPDSLVVGRAQGLYAMASQHDSGLLMTINFVFTYGKYNGSALSVMGRNRVFDVVREMPVVGGSGVFRFARGYALASTVRYNLKTGNAVVEYNVTVMHD